A single genomic interval of Streptomyces sp. BA2 harbors:
- a CDS encoding YwqJ-related putative deaminase — MHTAQTSTAGRTTGTTAPTATAENPADAGDPRVGWSNTSAHAPTLRQRRDGILPTVAAALSVRGATLTCTAGRGEEPPALHPLVQDFLDTLTSGQRERFTGRCAEAILISRHLTAADGSRSKRAARKPMTNGEARKALKHAKLTTRRIREDGDPLHGGFARPCRSCTALTAHFGVRIVEPATPES; from the coding sequence ATGCACACGGCACAGACCAGTACGGCCGGCCGCACGACAGGCACGACGGCACCCACGGCGACCGCCGAGAACCCCGCCGACGCGGGAGATCCACGCGTCGGCTGGAGCAACACGTCCGCGCACGCGCCCACACTGCGCCAGCGCCGCGACGGCATACTCCCCACCGTCGCCGCCGCACTCTCCGTCCGCGGCGCGACCCTCACCTGCACCGCGGGCCGCGGTGAAGAACCTCCCGCTCTGCACCCACTCGTACAGGACTTCCTCGACACCCTCACAAGCGGCCAGCGCGAACGCTTCACCGGGCGGTGCGCCGAAGCCATCCTCATCTCGCGCCACCTCACGGCAGCCGACGGCAGCCGCTCCAAACGCGCGGCACGAAAACCGATGACCAACGGCGAGGCCCGCAAGGCCCTCAAGCACGCCAAGCTCACCACCCGCCGCATCCGCGAGGACGGCGACCCCCTGCACGGCGGCTTCGCCCGCCCCTGCCGCTCCTGCACCGCCCTCACAGCGCACTTCGGCGTACGGATCGTGGAACCCGCCACACCGGAATCCTGA
- the glmU gene encoding bifunctional UDP-N-acetylglucosamine diphosphorylase/glucosamine-1-phosphate N-acetyltransferase GlmU has product MSANSPAAVVVLAAGEGTRMKSATPKVLHEICGRSLIGHVLEAAYALSPERLVTVVGFAREQVIAHLGTIAPDVRTAYQSEQKGTGHAVRIGLDELGGAVDGTVIVVCGDTPLLTGATLQKLAETHTGDGNAVTVLTAEVPDATGYGRIVRDGESGAVTAIVEHKDATETQRLIREINSGVFAFDGQLLAKALGKVRTDNSQGEEYLTDVLGILREAGHRVGAAVALDHEEIAGINNRVQLAEARRTLNDRLLTEAMLAGVTVVDPASTWFDATVTYEQDALVHPGTQLHGVTHLGEGAEVGPNTRLTNTRVGAGARVDNTVAYDSEVGEQASVGPYAYLRPGTRLGVKAKAGTYVEMKNASIGEGSKVPHLSYVGDATIGDFTNIGAASVFVNYDGEAKHHTTVGSHCKTGSDNMFVAPVTVGDGAYTAAGSVITKDVPAGSLAVARGQQRNIEGWVARKRPGSAAARAAEAASGESRNSASGS; this is encoded by the coding sequence GTGAGCGCCAACAGCCCGGCAGCCGTCGTCGTCCTTGCAGCGGGTGAGGGCACCCGTATGAAGTCGGCCACTCCCAAGGTCCTGCATGAGATCTGTGGCCGTTCCCTCATCGGGCATGTGCTCGAAGCCGCGTACGCGCTGAGCCCGGAGCGGCTCGTCACCGTGGTCGGGTTCGCCCGTGAGCAGGTCATCGCGCATCTGGGGACGATCGCCCCGGACGTGCGCACGGCGTACCAGAGCGAGCAGAAGGGCACGGGCCACGCGGTCCGTATCGGTCTGGACGAGCTCGGCGGGGCCGTGGACGGGACCGTCATCGTCGTCTGTGGTGACACCCCGCTGCTGACGGGCGCGACCCTGCAGAAGCTGGCCGAGACGCACACGGGCGACGGCAACGCCGTCACCGTGCTGACCGCCGAGGTGCCGGACGCGACCGGTTACGGCCGGATCGTGCGGGACGGCGAGAGCGGTGCGGTGACCGCGATCGTGGAGCACAAGGACGCCACTGAGACGCAGCGCCTGATCCGTGAGATCAACTCCGGTGTGTTCGCGTTCGATGGGCAGCTGCTCGCGAAGGCGTTGGGCAAGGTGCGTACGGACAACAGTCAGGGTGAGGAGTACCTGACCGATGTTCTGGGGATCCTGCGGGAGGCGGGGCATCGGGTGGGTGCGGCTGTCGCCCTCGATCATGAGGAGATCGCGGGGATCAACAACCGCGTTCAACTGGCCGAGGCCCGGCGCACCTTGAACGACCGGTTGCTCACCGAGGCGATGCTGGCGGGTGTGACGGTGGTGGACCCGGCGTCGACGTGGTTCGACGCGACGGTGACGTACGAGCAGGACGCGCTGGTGCACCCCGGCACGCAGCTCCACGGCGTCACGCATCTCGGCGAGGGCGCGGAGGTCGGGCCCAACACCCGCCTGACGAACACCAGGGTGGGTGCGGGCGCCCGGGTGGACAACACGGTGGCGTACGACTCGGAGGTCGGGGAGCAGGCGAGCGTCGGTCCGTACGCGTATCTGCGGCCGGGCACCCGGCTCGGTGTGAAGGCCAAGGCCGGTACGTATGTGGAGATGAAGAACGCGTCGATCGGTGAGGGTTCGAAGGTCCCGCATCTGTCGTACGTGGGTGATGCGACGATCGGTGATTTCACCAACATCGGTGCTGCGAGCGTATTTGTGAATTACGACGGTGAGGCGAAGCACCACACGACGGTGGGGTCGCACTGCAAGACCGGTTCGGACAACATGTTTGTGGCTCCTGTCACTGTTGGGGACGGTGCTTATACGGCGGCGGGTTCGGTCATCACGAAGGATGTTCCGGCGGGTTCGCTGGCTGTGGCCCGTGGCCAGCAGCGGAATATCGAGGGTTGGGTGGCGCGCAAGCGTCCGGGGAGCGCGGCTGCGAGGGCGGCGGAGGCGGCGTCCGGGGAGTCCAGGAATTCGGCAAGCGGAAGCTGA
- a CDS encoding SUKH-3 domain-containing protein produces MHTDQHTENPTQPTAASPRFPVPVDAALRAAGWTPGRWDIKQAEIWADVLRRHTSPAGHRHAVFPAAVEAWAEFGGLHITPQGPGRHIAPATVHLDPLYGLHLARTLGDLGRALDTEVCPIGEETETQALLAIDAEGRVYSLDHSGDWYLGSHIDEALATLASGTQPERLKAG; encoded by the coding sequence ATGCACACGGACCAGCACACCGAGAACCCCACCCAGCCGACCGCCGCGTCCCCCCGCTTCCCCGTCCCCGTCGACGCCGCCCTGCGCGCGGCCGGCTGGACCCCAGGACGCTGGGACATAAAGCAGGCCGAGATCTGGGCCGACGTCCTGCGCCGCCACACCTCACCCGCGGGGCACCGGCACGCCGTCTTCCCCGCCGCCGTCGAGGCATGGGCCGAGTTCGGCGGACTGCACATCACCCCGCAGGGCCCCGGCCGCCACATAGCGCCCGCCACCGTCCACCTCGACCCCCTCTACGGCCTCCACCTGGCCCGCACCCTCGGCGACCTCGGCCGCGCCCTCGACACCGAGGTCTGCCCCATAGGAGAGGAGACGGAGACCCAGGCCCTCCTGGCCATCGACGCGGAAGGCCGCGTCTACAGCCTCGACCACAGCGGCGACTGGTACCTGGGCTCCCACATCGACGAGGCCCTGGCCACCCTGGCCTCAGGAACGCAGCCGGAACGACTGAAGGCAGGCTGA
- a CDS encoding sensor histidine kinase, translated as MTTTGENHRAAVNGPWWWERRRSAVLDVGLALASAAECGAEGITFAGDTGIPTGVGIAFGVLAGASLVLRRRWPIAVVLISIAITPAQMGIFLTVVGLYTLAASELPRRIIGSLAGMSLLGTLIVTLVRTRQDMESGELGFAEGFIPFIAITTSIGLTAPPILLGLYIGARRRLMESLRERADSLKGELQLLAERAEERAEWARNEERTRIAREMHDVVAHRVSLMVVHAAALQAVARKDPEKAVKNAALVGDMGRQALTELREMLGVLRTGEAPPAAGGRHGSVSDAVPLAAVGFAAAAAASRAVDEDGPCLAELDELVGQSRAAGMAVDLSVEGDSRAYAADVEQTAYRVVQEALTNVHKHAAGAKTYVRLAHRGAEIAMQVENEPPPEVGPGDARLPSGGNGLVGMKERVTALGGVFVSGPTDAGGFRVSAVLPAAVAGA; from the coding sequence ATGACCACGACGGGGGAGAACCACAGAGCGGCCGTGAACGGGCCGTGGTGGTGGGAGCGGCGGCGTAGTGCCGTGCTGGATGTGGGGCTTGCGCTGGCCTCGGCGGCGGAGTGCGGGGCCGAGGGGATCACGTTCGCGGGGGACACGGGGATTCCCACGGGGGTGGGGATCGCGTTCGGGGTGCTGGCGGGGGCTTCGCTGGTGTTGCGGCGGCGGTGGCCGATCGCCGTGGTGCTCATTTCGATTGCGATCACGCCCGCGCAGATGGGGATCTTCCTGACCGTGGTCGGGCTTTACACGCTGGCCGCGTCCGAGTTGCCTCGGCGGATCATCGGGTCCCTTGCCGGGATGTCCTTGCTCGGGACGCTCATCGTGACGCTCGTGCGGACTCGGCAGGACATGGAGAGCGGGGAGCTGGGGTTCGCGGAGGGGTTCATACCGTTCATCGCGATCACCACGTCCATCGGGCTGACCGCGCCGCCGATCCTGCTCGGGCTGTATATCGGGGCTCGGCGGCGGCTGATGGAGAGTCTGCGGGAGCGGGCGGACAGCCTGAAGGGTGAGTTGCAGCTGCTGGCCGAGCGGGCCGAGGAGCGGGCGGAGTGGGCGCGTAATGAGGAGCGGACGCGGATCGCGCGGGAGATGCATGACGTCGTCGCGCATCGGGTGAGTCTGATGGTGGTGCATGCTGCTGCTTTGCAGGCTGTCGCCCGGAAAGATCCTGAGAAGGCTGTCAAGAATGCCGCTCTCGTGGGTGACATGGGGCGGCAGGCTCTGACGGAGTTGCGCGAGATGCTGGGTGTGCTGCGGACCGGGGAGGCTCCGCCTGCCGCGGGGGGTCGGCACGGGTCGGTGTCCGATGCGGTGCCGTTGGCCGCTGTGGGGTTCGCCGCTGCTGCTGCCGCCTCGCGTGCGGTGGACGAGGACGGGCCGTGTCTGGCGGAGCTCGATGAGCTGGTGGGGCAGTCGCGGGCGGCGGGGATGGCGGTGGATCTCTCCGTGGAGGGTGACTCCCGTGCGTATGCGGCGGACGTGGAGCAGACCGCGTACCGGGTGGTTCAGGAGGCGTTGACGAACGTGCACAAGCACGCGGCGGGCGCCAAGACGTACGTCCGGCTCGCGCATCGCGGTGCGGAGATCGCGATGCAGGTGGAGAACGAGCCGCCGCCGGAGGTGGGTCCCGGGGATGCTCGGCTGCCGAGTGGGGGCAATGGCCTGGTGGGCATGAAGGAGCGGGTCACCGCGCTGGGCGGTGTTTTCGTGTCGGGGCCGACGGACGCGGGTGGTTTCCGGGTGTCGGCGGTGCTGCCTGCGGCTGTCGCCGGGGCCTGA
- a CDS encoding SMI1/KNR4 family protein: protein MTTGRLGQQAAPPNAAYAGQVVHFPDPVRATRHPRGVRVDEHGYPDFSAYARAAAEIAEPPEGFGVDELRLTDYVSANAAMAAADHELWDTIPPVATPHGWTWHHVPGGRRLELVPVEVKALLRHHGGLATTPVDQNKRGTRPLQETRPAHLALPKSAVAVSEQEVLGAEEELGYRLPGAYRSFLKAAGGCAPVGTALDAELGLLIDQPFFTVRDEAAVNDLVYVNKCLRDHLTKDYLAVGFVQGGILAVKVKGDLIGSVWFCAYDDARDVSETAAWQPAERVQRLLLPCGDDFDAFLSRLAGNPPELETVANLMVDGGFARAVPVGE, encoded by the coding sequence ATGACGACAGGTCGGCTGGGGCAGCAGGCCGCACCGCCGAACGCGGCCTACGCCGGGCAGGTCGTGCACTTCCCGGATCCGGTCCGGGCCACGCGCCATCCCAGAGGTGTGCGCGTGGACGAGCACGGCTATCCGGACTTCTCGGCCTACGCGCGTGCGGCCGCTGAGATCGCCGAGCCCCCGGAGGGTTTCGGCGTCGACGAGCTGCGCCTGACGGACTATGTCTCCGCGAACGCGGCGATGGCCGCGGCGGACCATGAGTTGTGGGACACGATCCCGCCGGTGGCGACCCCGCACGGCTGGACCTGGCACCACGTGCCGGGCGGCAGGCGTCTTGAGCTGGTCCCGGTGGAGGTGAAGGCGCTCCTGCGTCATCACGGCGGGCTCGCCACGACGCCGGTGGACCAGAACAAGAGGGGCACGCGCCCGCTCCAGGAGACCCGCCCGGCGCATCTCGCGCTGCCGAAGTCGGCGGTCGCGGTGAGCGAGCAGGAGGTTCTCGGCGCCGAGGAGGAGCTGGGTTACCGGCTGCCCGGTGCCTACCGTTCCTTCCTGAAGGCGGCGGGCGGCTGCGCGCCGGTCGGCACGGCCCTTGACGCGGAGCTCGGTCTCCTGATCGACCAGCCGTTCTTCACGGTGCGGGACGAGGCCGCGGTCAACGACCTGGTGTACGTGAACAAGTGCCTGCGCGACCATCTCACCAAGGACTACCTGGCAGTTGGCTTCGTGCAGGGCGGCATTCTCGCCGTGAAGGTCAAGGGCGATCTGATCGGTTCGGTGTGGTTCTGCGCGTACGACGACGCACGGGACGTCTCGGAAACGGCCGCCTGGCAGCCCGCCGAGCGGGTGCAGCGGCTGCTGCTTCCGTGCGGTGACGACTTCGACGCTTTCTTGTCCCGACTCGCGGGGAATCCGCCGGAGTTGGAGACCGTGGCGAACCTGATGGTGGACGGCGGCTTCGCGCGCGCCGTCCCGGTGGGGGAGTGA